Proteins from one Cicer arietinum cultivar CDC Frontier isolate Library 1 chromosome 3, Cicar.CDCFrontier_v2.0, whole genome shotgun sequence genomic window:
- the LOC101492951 gene encoding protein LURP-one-related 15-like codes for MMTPTPTAIVGSQYCAPYPLDLALVKKVGTFSHGNFAVTDVNGNIVLKVKGSILTHDYRVFFDAAGNPILTLRKKLVTMSDRWEAFRGESIHAKDLIFTLTRSSLFPCKTKLDVFLASNTKENVCDFKVKGSWFERSCIVYAGESNNIVAQMHPKFTLTNALIGKDHYMVRVYPNVDYAFIIALIVILDEMNRFELHFSILPCVLLSN; via the exons ATGATGACGCCAACGCCAACCGCAATAGTCGGCTCTCAATATTGTGCTCCATATCCACTTGATCTTGCGTTGGTTAAAAAAGTTGGGACCTTTTCACATGGAAACTTCGCCGTCACTGATGTTAACGGCAACATCGTTCTCAAAGTTAAAGGTTCCATTCTAACCCATGATTACCGTGTCTTCTTTGATGCCGCCGGTAACCCCATCCTCACCCTACGTAAGAAG TTAGTGACTATGAGTGATCGGTGGGAAGCTTTTAGGGGTGAAAGCATACATGCTAAAGATCTTATATTTACATTGACGCGATCCTCTTTATTCCCATGTAAGACCAAATTAGATGTCTTTCTAGCTAGTAACACAAAAGAAAATGTTTGTGATTTTAAGGTCAAAGGTAGTTGGTTCGAACGATCTTGCATTGTTTATGCCGGTGAATCTAACAATATTGTTGCCCAG ATGCATCCAAAGTTCACTTTAACGAATGCTTTAATTGGTAAAGACCATTACATGGTCAGAGTTTATCCCAACGTTGATTACGCTTTCATAATAGCGTTAATTGTGATTCTTGACGAGATGAACCGATTCGAGTTACATTTTTCTATACTTCCATGTgttttattatcaaattaa
- the LOC140919834 gene encoding protein MAINTENANCE OF MERISTEMS-like translates to MTITLDDVSYLLHIPITSAFFSVNVFNKDDSANLLVELLGVIDAYAYAYDEFNVTDKSAFEISVVYLKCFRDLNSSVEYAWGIAALAYLYDNLHEADCCRPSPGYVEDNPITLRWKSKRDKGLVLPFRKALDEIDVDQVYWAPYKEHRVKRPFEDVSLFKGWIRLGPKMYTHLLDMVLHHYSYVQTIPGSPLEIVVDTGAVVQRPVNCANHYME, encoded by the exons ATGACGATTACTCTAGATGATGTGTCATATCTTCTTCATATACCCATAACCAGTGCATTCTTTagtgttaatgtatttaacaaaGATGACAGTGCAAATTTATTAGTTGAACTTCTTGGAGTTATTGATGCTTATGCTTATGCTTATGATGAGTTTAATGTCAC CGACAAGAGTGCCTTCGAAATTAGTGTTGTCTATCTAAAGTGCTTTCGAGACCTCAACTCAAGTGTGGAATATGCATGGGGTATTGCTGCTCTTGCTTACCTATATGACAATCTCCACGAAGCGG ATTGCTGTAGACCATCTCCTGGATATGTTGAGGACAATCCTATAACACTTCGATGGAAGTCAAAAAGggataagggtttggttcttcCATTTAGGAAAGCTCTTGATGAGATTGATGTTGATCAGGTATACTGGGCACCATACAAAGAGCATCGAGTGAAGCGACCGTTTGAGGATGTTTCTTTATTTAAAGGATGGATACGATTAGGTCCAAAGATGTATACACATCTTCTAGACATGGTATTGCATCATTACAGTTATGTCCAAACCATTCCTGGTTCCCCGTTAGAGATAGTAG TTGATACTGGCGCGGTTGTACAGAGACCTGTAAACTGCGCGAACCATTACATGGAGTGA
- the LOC105851078 gene encoding protein LURP-one-related 10-like, giving the protein MAYPYNQPQPSSAPMMPPLPTVIFGPQYCAPYPLDLAVVKKVMTISDGNFAVTDVNGNIVFKVKGSLLTLRDRRVLVDAAGYPIVTLRRKIVTMHDRWEAYRGESTNAKDLIFTLKRSSLIQFKTKLDVFLASNTKENVCDFKVKGSWFERSCIVYAGESNNVVAQMHKKHTVKSLLIGKDHFMVTVYPNVDYAFIVALIVILDEINDDEASD; this is encoded by the exons ATGGCTTATCCTTATAATCAACCGCAACCGTCCTCAGCTCCTATGATGCCGCCACTCCCAACCGTAATATTCGGCCCTCAATATTGTGCTCCATATCCACTGGATCTTGCGGTGGTGAAAAAAGTTATGACCATTTCAGACGGAAACTTTGCCGTCACTGATGTTAACGGCAACATCGTTTTCAAAGTCAAAGGTTCTCTTTTAACCCTCCGTGATCGCCGTGTCTTGGTTGATGCCGCCGGTTACCCCATCGTCACCCTACGCCGGAAG ATAGTGACTATGCATGATCGGTGGGAAGCTTATAGGGGTGAAAGCACAAATGCTAAAGATCTTATATTTACATTGAAGCGATCCTCCTTAATCCAATTTAAGACCAAATTAGATGTCTTTCTAGCTAGTAACACAAAAGAAAATGTATGTGATTTTAAGGTCAAAGGTAGTTGGTTCGAACGATCTTGCATTGTTTATGCCGGTGAATCTAACAATGTTGTTGCACAG ATGCACAAAAAGCACACTGTAAAGAGTCTTTTAATTGGTAAAGACCATTTCATGGTCACGGTTTATCCCAATGTTGATTACGCTTTCATAGTAGCATTAATTGTAATTCTTGACGAGATTAACGATGATGAAGCTAGCGATTAA